CTTTGGTGCACTGTGAGTTGCGGGCCATTTATGCAGAAATAGGCACCGGCCTCAGTATTCTGGTGACTGAATGGCGGGCGCTCAGCGAAGCCAGCCAGGCCCGTATTCTCGGCCTGCGGGCGGACTATGAGGCACGCTGGCTGTCTGTGCTGAGCCAGCTGGCGGAGCAGGGCAGGCTGACCACGGAGCCTTTTCTGGCCCGGCAGTTTATCCGGGGGGCCGCCATGGAAACCTGGCATTGGTACAAGCCGGATGGTCGTTGGAATCTGGCTGAACTGGCGGCTCAGTTAAGCGGAAGTTTTATGACGCCTGTCAACGCCTGAGCCGGGACTGCGTTTTAAAGGGTACAGATACCAATAAAACGCGGAGACATCCCATGAAAACCCCATTGATCGCAGCTTGCCTGTTTTGTTTATCTGCTCCCCTGGCCACGGCTGACAACCTGAGCGATCGTGCCGACCGGCTGGAGCAGCGTCTCGACAAAAAAGGTGACCGAATCGAGACCCGTCTGGACAACAAGGGCGATCGCATCGACCAACGTCTGGATAATAAGGGCGATCGTATAGACCAGCGTCTGGATCGACGTGCAGATCTGGCCGAGGCCAATGGCCATGAGCGCAAGGCTGATCATCTGGACGCCAAGGGTGACCGCATCGATGCGCGCCTGGATCGCAAGGGCGACTGGATTGATCAACGGCTTGACAATAAAGGCGAGCGAATCGATCAGCGACTGGATAATCGCGGACAGCGTGCCAAACGGCGCGTCGATTGATCAGACGTCGATTGTAAGTAGGGGGAACCTGGTTCCCCTCATGGCAAAGGCCTTGGCTGAACCGCCTGACAGATGTTGTAAGTTAAATGGCAAGTAGCTATAAAGGTACCTAAACAATAAGGTACCGCCATGGATTTCTGGGCCCAGTTGCCGCCTTTGACCACCGGTTTGCTGATTCTCATCAGTTGCCTCTCACTGTACTTTGCCGGCCCCGGCTACAACAGCCACAGCGCCGCGCAGTCGCCTGCGATACTCACCAGCACCGGTATTTTCGGCACCTTTCTGGGTGTGGCACTGGGTTTATTGCATTTTGATACCGCCGATATCAGTGCCAGTGTGCCGCAACTGATTAACGGGCTGAAAACGGCGTTCTGGACGTCCATTGCGGGCCTGCTGGGCGCGTTGATGGTGAAGTTCAGGCACCTGTTTGCCATCGCCCGCCAACGGCGTCGGGCTGAAGCGTTTCAGGCGGCCAGCCTTACCGATGTGGCGAATTTACTGACTGATATTCACCAGGCACTCACCACCGATGAAGTGCAGGGCGTGCGTGCCCAGTTGTTGTCCCTCAAGCAAGAACAGAAAGCCAGCTTCAATCAGCTGGTGAATCAACTGTCGGATTACCAGGCGGGCATGGCCCGGGCCAATGCCGAAGCGCTGGTTAAGGCAGTAGATAAGGTCATGCGGGATTTCAACGCGGAGATCAACACCCAATACGGCGAAAACTTCCAGGCCCTGAACGACGCCGTGGGTAAGCTGTTGCACTGGCAGGAAAGCTACCGTCATGAACTGGATGCCTTGTTGCAAGCACAAAAAGCTAATGGCGAATTGTTGGACAAGGCAGCCAGTGCCTATGGCGACATGGTGGCGCACGCCGATGTATTTACCAAGGTGTCCCAATCACTGGGCGATATGTTGGCCGGGACTGAGTCACAATCGAAACAATTGGCGCATCACCTGGAATTACTCGCCGAAGTATCAAGTCGGGCCGCCGAGGGTTTGCCTGCCATGGGTGAAAAACTCCGGCACATGACCGACGAGCTGGCAGACAACCTGGCGCGCAGTCAGCGCGAAGTGAGTGAGAATCTGCAAGCGGCAACCCAGGCGTTGGCGAATAC
This region of Simiduia agarivorans SA1 = DSM 21679 genomic DNA includes:
- a CDS encoding TetR/AcrR family transcriptional regulator, coding for MTALLNDPNSAKGNILRAAAALFREKGFNRTTVRDIAADVGILSGSLFHHFPNKEAILAQLMEELILLVDAEMQKQMASVDDPGDQLTALVHCELRAIYAEIGTGLSILVTEWRALSEASQARILGLRADYEARWLSVLSQLAEQGRLTTEPFLARQFIRGAAMETWHWYKPDGRWNLAELAAQLSGSFMTPVNA